One window of Brevibacillus choshinensis genomic DNA carries:
- a CDS encoding ammonium transporter, producing MEPTLAQLSSAIDATWVMVSAILVILMQVGFALLEAGSTRMKNAGHVAGKTVLTFGICSIAFWALGFGLTFGDGNSFLGLSGFFFDGNSTDSFSAFSAATVPISILFLFQLAFCAVSLAIAWGGFAERAKLSIYFIFSVLFTVLIYPVVGHWVWGGGWLAQLGMQDFAGSTVVHLQGAIVALVATILLKPRLGKYNRDGSSNLIPGHNQVYSVLGVLFLWIGWFGFNAGSTLGSTSGFFGYIAMTTNLATAAGAVAALAISWIVMGKADIPSMLNGVLAALVAITASCAFVDPWAAVLIGAVSGILTFYTSIWFDRIGIDDPIFAFSVHGVAGIWGTLSTGLFATPELAEKVGVGGPGLFYGGGFHQLGVQALGLVGAIVYVFVISYIILSVLKATIGLRVTEEEEVVGLDLSEHGGYGYPELLQPERVQPTATAKASASHTLS from the coding sequence ATGGAACCGACTCTAGCGCAACTCTCTTCTGCCATTGATGCCACGTGGGTCATGGTATCCGCGATTCTGGTCATCCTCATGCAAGTAGGCTTTGCACTCTTAGAGGCTGGATCGACTCGCATGAAAAACGCTGGTCATGTTGCCGGCAAGACCGTTCTCACTTTCGGTATTTGCTCAATCGCATTTTGGGCGCTAGGCTTTGGCCTGACATTCGGGGACGGAAACTCCTTCCTCGGCCTATCCGGATTCTTCTTTGACGGCAACTCCACGGACTCTTTTTCCGCTTTTTCCGCAGCTACGGTTCCTATTTCTATCCTCTTTTTGTTCCAGCTAGCCTTTTGTGCAGTATCTCTCGCCATCGCCTGGGGCGGTTTTGCAGAGCGCGCCAAGCTGTCTATTTATTTCATTTTCAGCGTATTGTTTACGGTCCTCATCTATCCTGTTGTGGGTCACTGGGTATGGGGTGGCGGTTGGCTCGCCCAGCTCGGTATGCAAGATTTCGCTGGATCGACGGTGGTCCACTTGCAGGGCGCAATCGTTGCTCTCGTAGCTACCATTCTCTTGAAGCCTCGACTCGGTAAATACAACCGCGATGGCAGCTCTAACCTAATTCCTGGTCACAACCAAGTGTATTCCGTTCTCGGCGTGCTTTTCCTGTGGATCGGCTGGTTCGGTTTCAACGCAGGTTCTACACTCGGCAGTACCTCTGGATTCTTCGGCTACATCGCCATGACGACCAACCTCGCAACTGCTGCAGGCGCTGTCGCAGCTCTGGCTATCTCCTGGATTGTCATGGGCAAAGCTGACATCCCGAGCATGCTGAATGGTGTTCTTGCCGCATTGGTAGCTATCACTGCTTCTTGCGCGTTCGTAGATCCTTGGGCAGCTGTGTTGATCGGTGCTGTGTCAGGTATTTTGACATTCTATACATCTATCTGGTTTGACCGTATCGGTATCGACGATCCGATCTTCGCCTTCTCCGTCCATGGCGTTGCGGGGATCTGGGGAACATTGTCCACGGGTCTGTTTGCAACACCTGAGCTCGCTGAAAAAGTGGGCGTCGGTGGACCTGGATTGTTCTACGGCGGCGGCTTCCACCAGCTAGGTGTGCAAGCGCTTGGATTGGTAGGAGCGATTGTCTACGTGTTCGTCATTTCTTACATCATCCTGTCTGTATTAAAAGCTACGATCGGTCTGCGAGTAACTGAAGAAGAAGAGGTGGTTGGTCTTGACCTTAGCGAACATGGGGGATACGGCTATCCCGAACTTCTCCAGCCAGAACGCGTACAACCCACTGCAACCGCCAAAGCGAGTGCCTCTCACACTCTCTCCTGA